A section of the Myxococcus virescens genome encodes:
- a CDS encoding PQQ-binding-like beta-propeller repeat protein, with translation MSNSSRSVFFGANAARTGHFEGTGPLVVKRARWKFKPSTLATTRNTPAIHDGVLFANFDNDKLYALDLAKGKELWSVRVGGRVPESLSNPMVAHGLLFVVGGGQCHAVDLGTHAIRWSISCDSEATSSPIVVDDDVYVGTRLGGVVAIDARTGVERWRVLLRCGESVQAAVSVTRDQVVVGTRRDFVEGHVVALDRATGGERWSAKAGAMANGGAPAIAGSTVYALSGLGMCLRALDLASGKERWSYETGDALWGTPAVADGVVCFTGYHGILHALDQDTGKEIWSVALDKPPKDTVSPAIAGGVVYMGAGNVVHAWTLREGTERWRWKAPYRVSTAPLVADGTVYVGCDRAVVALG, from the coding sequence ATGTCGAATTCATCTCGCTCCGTATTCTTTGGCGCCAATGCTGCGCGGACCGGACACTTCGAGGGAACGGGGCCGCTCGTGGTCAAGCGAGCCCGCTGGAAGTTCAAGCCGAGCACGCTTGCGACCACACGCAACACGCCTGCAATCCACGATGGCGTGCTGTTCGCGAACTTCGACAATGACAAGCTCTACGCGCTTGACCTCGCGAAGGGAAAGGAGCTCTGGAGCGTGCGGGTCGGGGGGCGCGTTCCCGAGAGCCTCTCGAATCCGATGGTTGCGCATGGTTTGCTCTTTGTCGTCGGTGGCGGGCAGTGTCACGCCGTCGATCTTGGCACGCACGCCATCCGCTGGAGCATCTCGTGCGACTCCGAGGCGACCTCCTCGCCCATCGTTGTCGACGACGACGTCTACGTGGGGACGCGGCTCGGTGGCGTGGTCGCCATCGACGCGCGTACGGGAGTTGAGCGATGGCGCGTGCTGCTACGATGTGGTGAGAGTGTGCAGGCTGCGGTCAGCGTGACGCGCGATCAGGTCGTCGTCGGGACCCGGCGCGACTTCGTCGAGGGCCACGTCGTCGCGCTCGACCGCGCGACGGGGGGCGAGCGATGGTCGGCGAAGGCCGGTGCGATGGCCAACGGCGGAGCGCCCGCGATCGCAGGCAGCACGGTTTATGCTCTGTCCGGTCTGGGGATGTGCCTTCGTGCGCTCGACCTCGCCAGCGGCAAAGAGCGTTGGTCGTATGAGACGGGCGACGCGCTGTGGGGAACGCCCGCCGTTGCGGACGGCGTCGTGTGCTTCACCGGCTATCACGGGATTCTCCACGCGCTGGACCAAGATACCGGGAAAGAGATTTGGTCGGTCGCGCTCGACAAGCCGCCGAAGGATACGGTCTCGCCAGCGATCGCAGGTGGCGTCGTCTACATGGGGGCCGGCAACGTCGTCCACGCCTGGACGCTCCGGGAGGGAACAGAGCGCTGGCGGTGGAAGGCTCCCTACCGCGTGTCGACGGCACCGCTCGTCGCCGACGGCACGGTCTACGTGGGCTGTGACCGCGCGGTCGTCGCGCTGGGGTAG